The following DNA comes from Diorhabda carinulata isolate Delta chromosome 3, icDioCari1.1, whole genome shotgun sequence.
tactactaataataacaatcttattattatttaaaaaatatttttttttttacagcTTCCCTTAACAGAAGAGGAATGGTTATTAACTGCAGCAGAATTCAGCAAGAACTGCCACTTTCCTACTTGTCTCGGAGCTCTTGATGGAAAGCATATCGCCATAAAAAAACCGGCTAATACCTCCTCtctgtattataattataaaggacACTTTAGCATTGTTTTAATGGCATTGGTCAATGcaaataaggaatttataatGGTGGATGTAGGAGCTAATGGTAGGATCTCCGACGGTGGGGTcctcttttatacaaaattttgggatttgtttctaaaaaagcaATTGCATATTCCACCTCCCACAAAGTTACCAGGTTCAGAGGATTATTTTCCTTACGTTTTTGTGGCAGATGAGGCCTTTGCTTTGCACTGCAACCTTATGAAACCATaccctcaaaaaaaatgtacaaaggaGCAAGATACTTTCAATAAACGACTGTCCACAGCTCGATGTGTAGTCGAAAATGCCTTTGGCATTCTCGCATCAAGATTTGGTGTGTTTCAAAAGCCAATAAATCTTGGTCCTGacaaagcaacaaaaattacactagCATGCTGCTATCTgcataattacttaaaaaaggaATCTCTAAACTTTAGTGCACAAAACGAAATTGAAAGCATAGATGTAGGGGCTAGTCTTCGTGAAGAACATAGTAGGAATGCAAGCGACGCAAAATCCACAagggataaatattgtacatattttaatcttacataataatttgtcataatacttttgcaaatgttaattttttatttcaaaaaatttaatactgaaatttatggtaaaaaCCAAACAATCAAAATCATACCTGTTCCTCTTCCTCGTTTTCCACATCAATCGACGAGTGGGTTTCGAATGGCTGCtcgattttatcaagaaattgaagagcATAAAATACCCATGACGACGGAGTGTAAATGTCTTCGGTACCACATCCAGAcctttaataacataataaattcatttcatattttcttttttatataattattataaaaacaactatACCTAAtgcctaaataaaattttactaagaaaatcaaaatgttgGTATATATTCTCACCTTTTCGaagattcaattttcttaagttcttttcgaaaatttgatcttaatgtatttatttttttcctgacATCGGAAATTTCCGCgttaggttttatttttttgtacaaaggcaataatttatttaaggcttccatccttttattttttttcatgtaatttggaTCTGTGGAGCTCCACAATTCGGGCATGGATTcaaaagtatgaataaataatttaagatctTCGTCCATATTATCCTCCATCtgcaaattatttaacaaaatgtaaatgaagttatgattaatattttcgttattaaccCTCCGAGTACCATGGGGTCCTTTTGGGACCCAACACTTTTACGAGAATTTAACTTTCTCTGCTGTATGACCTTTGTAAACtccgttttaaaatattgtttcttcagaaaatacaagaaaaaacaagttgcaccttttatttatttttgggcaTAAGTTAAAAGATGAGTAAACTTGAaggtaaaattcattattagcaTTCAAAAACATGTGAAAGTACCAAGTTTCAACTTCCTATTCAATAACCCaagatttaaaatggaaaaaaatatttggggtccAAAAAGGACCCCTGTGGTACTTGACTTTCATGAGGACCGTGGTACCCAGAGGGTTAAATTcacagtattttaaaaataatcttgtaCTTACTTTGGATGCACGAGTTTTTGCACAATTTAATAACTGAGGAAGATAAATTTATCgtaattaaacttaatttaacttaatttaaataacgtaatttaacttaaattcgtaagaaaataaGCAGGCTTCACGTTTTCAGAGAAAATAAACGGCAACTCTACAAAAAGCAAACCAACGTCGAACTccaagatttcatcaattagaTGGCACGTGTTTTCACAACCTAAACCCGCCTCATTACTGAAGAATGAAGCAAACCCGGCCACACGGTCATTATTACTGTCAGTATCCCCACTACTCGGCGACCAGAACTGAGGAATGAATGGATTGAAGCATCAATCTTCAGTACCCTCTTCAGTACTTCAATACCTCGGATTACACGATCAGTATTACTGACAATATTTTTCGATACTGTCAGTATTATTGACCGTGTATGCTCTGCTTAAGCATTTTGTAACCCATGTCCTGGTGTACTTTCTTTCTTTCGGGAAAATTATaatctaaaacttttttgtttagttttatcAATAGCAATAATTGTTGATCGAATCTAGGCGTTAAATTTGATcagatattgaattttattgtactacctaccactacatcaacaattacactgttttataaccaagttatcatcttcaaagaATGAACTCAGTTTACCCTCAGTCCTAATTCTGTAGATAACAATAGATCTctaccatcaataccgatcttaaaacattctggaatggaagaagaataaaaaaattgtgaaccccacaacagcttctaatcctcaaCAAGGCATAGATTCGATTATCCTTGGAATATTGCTCAAACATCTGAAGCTTTGCTCCCAAGAACACCTTGAGGATGAGGA
Coding sequences within:
- the LOC130892102 gene encoding putative nuclease HARBI1, with translation MDRACLAIVIASAVVKKRKKRRIWVKDWLLERDRYTHLNLLNEIVVKNPADFKNYFRMSETTFLTLLDMVSPHIKKQDTNMRQSISPKERLAVTLRYLATGRNFADLKFSALISPAAISSMIIETCETLIYVLRDYIKLPLTEEEWLLTAAEFSKNCHFPTCLGALDGKHIAIKKPANTSSLYYNYKGHFSIVLMALVNANKEFIMVDVGANGRISDGGVLFYTKFWDLFLKKQLHIPPPTKLPGSEDYFPYVFVADEAFALHCNLMKPYPQKKCTKEQDTFNKRLSTARCVVENAFGILASRFGVFQKPINLGPDKATKITLACCYLHNYLKKESLNFSAQNEIESIDVGASLREEHSRNASDAKSTRDKYCTYFNLT